TTTTCAGTCTCTCTGATATTTGAATTAACTTTATAGATTGAAACAATAATAACTTAATCTGTCTCCCGCCGGATTAAAAAACAAAAATCATACGAAAAAATGGTAGGGAAATATTTACGTAGAATCGGGTTTTATTTACTCACTGCCATTCTGTTTTTTTCGCAATCCTCACAGGCGCAGGCAAATGATGAGGAAACCAGAGGCACCGATAGCTACTCGCTCTATCAGGAAAATCCGGTGATGAACGCGTTTACGGGCGGAATGGGCATTACAGTTTTCGACGATGAGGTGTATTATAATCTTTACCTCGCCCCGGAACTTGTGCTTGGAAAAGTCGGCATTGGGTTCGATGTAAATCTTCGAATCGGGACAGATGGAAAACTTCGAAAAGAAGACTGGGATGACGACGTTTCAAGTTACTTGCGACTCATTCGATATGTGCGCTACGGCAATAAATTCGATAGCCTTTATGTTCGTGTTGGGCAGCTCGAAGCAACTCGGCTTGGGCATGGCTCGCTGATGTATATGTATCGCAACAATGGCAGCTACGACACGCGAAAAATTGGCTTGGAGTTCGATATGGACTTTGCCAAATGGGGATTTGAAAGCATGGTAAGCGACTTGACAAGTTTTGATCTCGTTGGCGTGCGAGGCTACATGCGCCCCCTGCTTGAGAGCAACCTTCCGATTATCGATCAACTGGAAGTTGGCGCTTCACTTGTCAGCGATTTTCGCGACAACACCAATCTGGTTGCAACCACACAAAGCCTGAGATCCGCTTATTCGGAAAATGGCCAAATTGCATTTAACCCATCGCTGGCAAATCGTGAATCGTCGTTGATGGCGTGGAGCGTGGATTTAGGTCTGCCACTAATTCGCTTGCCAATCCTTGAAATCGAAGGCTATATGGATTATGCAAAAATCGTGGATTATGGCTCTGGCGGTCTGATCGGCTTGAGCGCCTCGCTAAAAAATATTACCAGCATCGCCACGTTTTCGGCGCGACTTGAGCATCGCGTAGCCGGCGACCAGTTCCAATTTTCTTACTTCGATGCGCTTTATGAACAAGATCGTTTTGAGACCATTCAAAACTTCGGCGACTCCAGCGTTGTTCGCACACGAGCCAATGAATTGGCCAATTACACCTCGCCCGGGCCTGGCGTTTATGGCGATCTCGGCGCAACCATTTTGAGCTCCATTCGACTTTGGGGAAGCTATCAGCGCTTATACAACACCAAGCAAAGCGGACAGCTTCATCTCAGTGCGGGCTTGAAGGAACTCATTCCGCAAGTGCTTTTGAAAGCCGATTATTACAAACGCGACGTTGGCTCGGAAACGGAAGTTTTTACGTTAGATGATCGCAGTCTGGCATTAGTAGAGTTTGGCTACTATCCACAGCCTTATATGCTGCTTTCGATCATTTACCAGTGGACATATTTGCCCGTGCGCAATGGGGATGAAGTCATTGGCTACGAACCTATTCGACGCATTGAGCCTCGCGTCTCATTAAATTTTCAGTTTTAACTTTCCTATGGCGTAAGGTTGGTGTCTTTGGAAAAGAAAGTGAATATATTATATACTAAAGCTGAACGTCACAAAAGGTAATAATGTTGGGCATTTATCGGTATCAGTTTGTTATTTCATAGCGGCGAGATCGATATTTGCAACGAAGCACCGTTCAAAAAATGCAATTAAGAAAAAGCCCTACGAGGTAATCATTCAAGGAATTCTCTACGATAAAAAATTATGGAAGGCAATTTTTCAAACAGGGTACAGGATGTCATTCGTTACAGCCGCGAGGAAGCATTAAGGCTGGGGCATGACTACATTGGTACGGAGCATTTGCTATTAGGCATCATTCGTGAAGGCGAAGGCATTGCTGTGCGAATCCTGAAAAACCTCGGTTGTGATCTTTACAAACTCAAACGCGCCATTGAAGACTCCGTTCGCTCAACCGGCGGCACACTCACGCTGGGCAATGTGCCGCTCACGAAGCAAGCAGAAAAAGTGCTAAAAATCACTTACTTAGAAGCCAAAATTTGTAAGTCGGACATTATTGGCACGGAGCATCTTTTGTTATCGCTTTTAAAAGATGAAGAAAATATCGCTTCGCAAATTTTATCACAGTTTGGAGTGCGTTACGAAACCGTTCGCGAAGAACTTGAAAACATTATGAGCGGCAAGTCCAGCAGCGGCGAGATTTCTGCAATGTCTCCAGGCCAGCAAAGTGGTAGCGGGCAATATCAACAACAATATGAATCTCGAAAGATGGAAAAGACAAAAACACCCGTCTTAGACAATTTTGGTCGTGATTTAACCAAGTTAGCGCTTGAGGACAAACTCGATCCGATTATCGGTCGCGAGAAAGAAATCGAGCGTGTGGCTCAGGTTTTAAGTCGTAGAAAAAAGAACAATCCGGTTCTCATCGGCGAGCCTGGCGTGGGAAAAACCGCCATTGCGGAAGGCCTTGCACTGAGAATTGTCCAACGCAAAGTTTCCAGAGTGCTTTACGACAAGCGAGTTGTTGCGCTTGACCTTGCTGCGCTTGTCGCTGGCACGAAATATCGTGGCCAGTTCGAAGAGCGAATGAAAGCCGTGATGAACGAACTTGAAAAATCGAAAGATGTGATTTTGTTCATCGATGAGCTGCACACCATTGTGGGCGCTGGCGGCGCTTCGGGGTCGCTTGATGCGAGCAACATTTTCAAGCCGGCGCTTGCTCGCGGCGACTTGCAGTGCATCGGCGCAACCACGCTCGACGAATATCGCCAATACATCGAAAAAGATGGTGCGCTCGACCGTCGTTTCCAGAAAATCATGATTGAACCGACTTCAGTCGAAGAAACGGTTAGCATTTTAAACAATATTAAGGAAAAGTACGAGACGCACCACAATGTGCGCTACATGCCGGAGGCTATTGACTCAGCCGTCAAACTCTCCGACCGTTATATCACCGATAGGCATTTGCCTGACAAAGCCATCGATGTCTTGGATGAAGCGGGCGCTCGTGTGCACTTGTCCAATATTCATGTTCCAAAAGAAATCTTAGACCTTGAGGCCAAAATTGAGGACATCAAGGTTGAGAAGAATCAGGTCGTCAAATCGCAGAATTTTGAAGAAGCGGCGCGGCTACGCGACCAAGAAAAGAAGTTGCTCGAGACACTCGATAAAGCCAAGCAGGATTGGGAAAAGACCACTGCCGAAATGGTTTATGATGTCAATGAAAGTGATGTGGCTGCGGTGGTTGCCATGATGACCGGCATTCCTGTGCTGAAAGTTGCTCAGTCGGAATCTGAAAGATTACTTAAAATGGGCGAGATGCTCAAAGGTGAAGTCATCGGACAAAACGAAGCCATTGAAAAAGTCACGAAAGCCATCCAAAGAACCCGTGCTGGCTTGAAAGATCCAAACCGCCCGATCGGCTCGTTTATTTTCCTTGGTCCAACAGGCGTTGGAAAAACCGAGCTGGCCAAAGCCTTGACACGCTATCTCTTCGACACGGAAGAAGCACTGATTCGCATCGACATGAGCGAATACATGGAGAAATTCTCCGTCAGCCGATTGGTGGGAGCGCCTCCCGGATATGTTGGCTACGAAGAAGGCGGGCAGCTCACTGAGAAAGTTCGTCGCAAGCCGTACTCGGTTGTGTTGCTTGACGAGATCGAAAAAGCGCATCCTGATGTATTCAACATTCTCCTGCAAGTGCTCGATGATGGAATCTTGACCGATGGACTGGGTCGTCGTGTAGACTTCCGAAACACCGTTATTATTATGACATCAAACATCGGCGCGCGCGATATCAAGAGCATGGGAATGGGCATGGGCTTTGGCGGTGCACCTGACCACAAGTCAAAATACGATAGCATGAAGTCCACGATTGAAGATGCTTTGAAGCGTGTCTTTAATCCTGAGTTCCTAAACCGAATCGACGATGTCATCGTCTTTCATCAGCTTGAGAAAGCCGACATCTTCAAGATTATCGACATCTCGGCAGGCCGTCTCTTTAAGCGCATTCGTGACATGGGCATCAGCATTGAAATTACCGATCGCGCCAAGCAATTTCTTGTCGACAAAGGCTACGATCAGCAATTTGGCGCCAGACCGCTTCGCAGAGCCTTGCAGCGCTACATTGAAGAACCGCTTGCAGAAGAAATGCTTAAGGGCAATTTTGCAGAAGGAAGCACCATCAGAATCAAGTATGATGAAAGCAATGACGCATTGCAATTTGTAGATGCAGCCAAAGATGATTCTTCAAGTGAAGAGTCTGGCCAAACGGTTGAAGGCAAGCAACAAGATGCCTAAAATCCAAACTGCTACATAACATTTAGAAGACCTGCTAAATTAGCAGGTCTTTTTTTTACCCAATACGACGCGTTTCATCCGTCATAGCGAAGATTTTTAGTTGCTAACTTTTAGCTGAGCGGAAATAAAAAAAGCAGTTAGACTCCGTAAAAAGCCTAACTGCCTTAAACCACAAGCGTTAAAGAACAATTTGCCCCATCCCGAAGGATAAGACAACTATGAGACAATTTTCTTTTCAAATGGTTTAACGAGTTTGCCCAAAAGTCATATCTTTGTCACATTATAGCATCTTGACTTTTGAGCCAATTGATTTATCAAAGTCGTTTTGACGCTGTTTTGACAATACAAAATTTCGCATGATATGAAATGTGTTAGAGATAATTGTACCGGTAGAAGTGTTTGTAACGTGCGTGCCTGCCTGCCTGATTATTTGCTGAGCCTTGAAAATAAAATCCTTGAAGAAGCCGACCCAACCGAGCTGCAAGAGTGCAGTTTATATGAAGTAGAATTTCGCGGAAATCGAAAAGAATTTTATAAAGATGACAACCCGCAAAATTTAAGAATCGGAGATTTTGTTATCGTGCAAGCCGATAGCGGACACGACGCCGGTTGGATTTTTTCTTCAGGTGCACTTGCCAGAAAAAAAGTTGAACAACGCAGCCTAGATCCGAATAACAAAAAAATTCTCAACATTCTCAGAAAAGCCTCGACGGAGGAAATAGAAGCGCTTCAGGTGATTGAAACGCGCGAGCCGGAAATAGCAGAGATTTGTCGAAAAAAAATCGCCGCACATCAGCTCGACATGAAATTTGTGGATGTAGAGTTGCGATTTGATCAGCAAAAAATTTCCGTCTTTTTTACCGCCGATCACCGGATTGATTTTCGCGAGTTGGTGCGCGACTTGGCTTCCGAGTTTCATGTTCGCATTCAAATGGTGCAAATTTCCACGCGCGATGAAGCCAAACGCATGGGCGGCGTTGGCAGCTGTGGAAGAATGCTTTGCTGCACCACTTGGCTAAAAGAATTCCACCAAGTTTCCACCGATTCGGCCAAATATCAAAATATGCAGATGAACATGAGCCGCCTTTCCGGCCAGTGCGCACGCCTGAAATGCTGCCTAAACTATGAACGCGATAGCTACCTTGAACAATTGAAAAAATTCCCCATAGTTGAAAGCATCGTCAAAACGGAGCAAGGAAAGGCTAAAATCGAGCGCGTGGATATTTTTCGGGATGAAATTTGGCTGCACTACGAAGCAAACGACACCTGGCAGTGCCTGAACTTAGAAGAGTTTAATCGGATTTTTACCCGCAGAAATTAAGTCGAACGGGCCTACATGCACACGCTTTCTTTTTCAGTCGATATTGCAGCTCCTTGCGATGCGGTGTTTCACTTTCATGACGATGTGGAAAATCTTAAGCAAATTACTCCGCCAGAAGCTGATCTAAAAATTCTTTATGCCGATGATCCGGGCAAAGGGCAAAAGGTGGTTCTAAGCATCGCACAATTTGGATTTCTACACATGAAATGGGAAGTCCTTATCACAGATTATGAACCGCCTTTTCGCATGACCGACGAGCAAATCAAGGGACCTTTTCACAGTTGGCGGCAAACGCGCTCGTTTCAATCGCTTTCCAACGCACACACGCGGCTCACCGACGCAGTTGTTTATGAGTTGCCGTTGCAGTTTTTCAGCGACTTTTTCTTCGGTGCGCTTGTTGAACAGCAAATCACGGAACAATTCAAATATCGGCAGGCAAAATTGAAAGCTATTTTGGAAAATCAATTTCACAGCTAAAAAATCGCCTTGCAACGATTTCTGATTTTTATGATTTAGCCAAAGGAAAGACACAAGGTCTTGTGCCTTTCCTTGCAAATTAATAATTCCAAAATTCTCTATCGAGGCTGCGATATTGAATGGCTTGTACCAAATGGCGAAATTGAATGTCAGCGGCACCGTTCAAATCCGCAATGGTGCGGCTCACTTTCAAGATTCGATCGTGCGCACGCGCCGATAGATTGAGCCGGCGCATACTATCGAGCAAGCGCGTTTCGCTATCGGCATCCAATCGACAAAATTCCCGAATCATCCGGCTGGTCATCTGTGCATTTGAAAAGATATGTTGATTTTTATAGGCCATAAACCGTTTTTGCTGAATTTCTCTTGCCTGCAAAACCCGCTCTCGAATCGCCGCAGAACTTTCACCTTTCGCGCGCGAAATCAAGTCCTCGTAATTTACCTTTGGCACATCGATATGAATATCAATTCGATCTAAAAGTGGTCCAGAAATTCGAGAAAGATAGCGCTGAATTTGCTGCGGCGTCGCGGTCAAATTGCCGTGTTCGTCTTTCAGCGCGCCAGCCGGACTTGGGTTCATGGCCGCCACGAGCATAAATCCCGCCGGATATTTTGTTGTCAGCGCGGCTCTCGAAACCGTTACCTCACGATCTTCCAATGGCTGACGAAGCACCTCCAGCGAAATTCTGGAAAATTCAGGCAGTTCATCCAGAAATAAAACGCCATTGTGCGCCAGGCTAACTTCGCCGGGCTTGGCCATGGTTCCGCCGCCAATTAAGGCCACGCTACTCGTGGTGTGATGCGGATTTCGAAAAGGTCGTTGCGTTAAAAGCGCTTTTCCGGTGGGCAAATGCCCCGCAACAGAATAAATTTTGGTGGTTTCCAGCGCTTCTTCAAACACCATTGGCGGAAGAATGCTCGGCAACGCTTTAGACAGCATGGTTTTTCCGCTGCCAGGAGGCCCAATCATAATGATGTTGTGACTACCAGCGGCGGCTATTTCCATCGCTTTTTTCGCGTCGTTTTGACCTTTAATGTCGGAAAAATCGATGGTGTAGTTTGGCGCGTCGCTGAAAATCTCTGAAACAGAAATTTGTGTTGGCGCAATCGGATTTTGCCCCGTTAGCAAATCAACCGTTTCACTGAGCGACGAAACACCAAACACTTGCAATACCGAACCGCAAGCCGCCGCCGCAACCGCCGCCTCAGACGCATTTTCCTTTGGCAAAATCATTCGCTTCATCCCCAAACGCGCAGCCATTGCGGCCATCGGCAATGCGCCAATAATTCGCCGCAACGAGCCATCGAGCGCGAGTTCCCCTAAAATGAGCGTATCGCCAAGATCCTCGCTCGGAACAATTCCGCATGACGCCAAAATGCCAATGGCAAGCGAGAGGTCAAACGCCGTGCCTTCTTTGCGAACATCGGCGGGAGCTAAATTCACAGTGATTTTTTTTGGCGGAATGCTGAAGCCAGAATTTTTCAACGCGGTCATTACCCGTTCGCGACTTTCTTTGATGGCGCTATCGGGCAACCCAACTACAATAAAAGCCGGCAAACCGCTATCTAAATTGGTTTCAACATCAATGCGAATGGCATCCACGCCAATCACGGCTGCGGCACAAAGCTGAGATAACATATTTTCGAATTTGGGGTTAAAAAAAACCTTTCTGCGTTGGGCGCAGAATCGATGGGAAAAATACTGATTTTGGCAGGTTATTAAAAAACACCGCGCTGATGAACGGCACTGCTTTTCCAATCGCTGTTACGGAAAAAACGAAGTTACTTTTTAGAAGTGACCCTTTGATTGGGAATGCGAAAAAAAAAACAGGATAGCCATCTTTTCACTGATCGCTATCCTGCAGCTCATAAAATTGGCTAAAAGACGTTTGACCCGTAAAGCTTGTGCGCTTCAGCAGAAAGCGCCTCGCGATGATCAGGATGGGCTATGTTGATTAACGCTTCTGCGCGTTGACGGAGATTTTTTCCGTAAAGCATTGCCGCTCCGTATTCAGTCACAATGTAGTGCACATGCGCGCGCGTGGTCACGACGCCAGCGCCATGCTTGAGCGACGAAACAATGCGCGATTCGCCATGCTTTGTAGTGGAAGGCAATGCAATAATCGGCTTTCCATTTGGAGAAAGAGATGCGCCACGAATGAAATCCATTTGTCCACCAACACCGGAATATTGTTTCGTTCCGATAGAGTCAGCGCAAACCTGTCCGGTCATGTCGACTTCCAACGCGCTGTTAATCGCTGTGACTTTTGGGTTGCGGCGAATAACGGCTGTGTCGTTCACATAATCCGAGCCAAGCATGACAATCAGCGGATTATCATCAATGAAATCGTACAACCGGCGCGATCCCATTACAAAGCTGCTCACAACTTTTCCAGGATGCACCCGTTTATCTTCGCCCGTAATGACTCCTTTTTCCACCAAATCGATAATGCCATCAGAAAACATTTCGGTGTGAATTCCCAACCGCTTATGATTTCCGAGCAGCGCAAGCACCGCGTCGGGAATTGCGCCGATGCCCATTTGCAACGTTGCGCCATCTTCAACAATTTCAGCAACATTGCGGCCAATTGACTTTTCAACATCGGTTAATGGATGTGGCGGAAATTCCGGCAGGGCATCGTTGGATTCAACCAGCGCATCGATATTGCGCGTATGAATCAGACCGTCGCCGTGCGTGCGCGGCATATTGGGATTGACCTGCGCCACCACATATTTTGCCGTGTGAACGGCTGCTTGTGCCGCGTCAATGGAGACGCCAAGCGAGCAATAGCCATGCTTATCCGGCGGAGAAACATGTACCAACGCAACATCCAATGGCAAAATATTGCGCGTGAAAAGATGCGGAACTTCACTCAAGAAAATCGGAATGTAGTCGGCACGACCTTCTTGAACAGCCTTGCGAACATTTGCACCGACAAAAAACGCATTCACACGAAAGCTTTCTCGATATTCGGGCTTTACATACGGCGCGTCG
Above is a window of Chloroherpeton thalassium ATCC 35110 DNA encoding:
- a CDS encoding SRPBCC family protein, whose product is MHTLSFSVDIAAPCDAVFHFHDDVENLKQITPPEADLKILYADDPGKGQKVVLSIAQFGFLHMKWEVLITDYEPPFRMTDEQIKGPFHSWRQTRSFQSLSNAHTRLTDAVVYELPLQFFSDFFFGALVEQQITEQFKYRQAKLKAILENQFHS
- a CDS encoding PSP1 domain-containing protein: MKCVRDNCTGRSVCNVRACLPDYLLSLENKILEEADPTELQECSLYEVEFRGNRKEFYKDDNPQNLRIGDFVIVQADSGHDAGWIFSSGALARKKVEQRSLDPNNKKILNILRKASTEEIEALQVIETREPEIAEICRKKIAAHQLDMKFVDVELRFDQQKISVFFTADHRIDFRELVRDLASEFHVRIQMVQISTRDEAKRMGGVGSCGRMLCCTTWLKEFHQVSTDSAKYQNMQMNMSRLSGQCARLKCCLNYERDSYLEQLKKFPIVESIVKTEQGKAKIERVDIFRDEIWLHYEANDTWQCLNLEEFNRIFTRRN
- a CDS encoding acetyl-CoA hydrolase/transferase family protein, giving the protein MGKVVSAEEAVSAIKSGDRVFIHTAVASPQRLVQAMTNRASEFRNVEIVHLHTEGDAPYVKPEYRESFRVNAFFVGANVRKAVQEGRADYIPIFLSEVPHLFTRNILPLDVALVHVSPPDKHGYCSLGVSIDAAQAAVHTAKYVVAQVNPNMPRTHGDGLIHTRNIDALVESNDALPEFPPHPLTDVEKSIGRNVAEIVEDGATLQMGIGAIPDAVLALLGNHKRLGIHTEMFSDGIIDLVEKGVITGEDKRVHPGKVVSSFVMGSRRLYDFIDDNPLIVMLGSDYVNDTAVIRRNPKVTAINSALEVDMTGQVCADSIGTKQYSGVGGQMDFIRGASLSPNGKPIIALPSTTKHGESRIVSSLKHGAGVVTTRAHVHYIVTEYGAAMLYGKNLRQRAEALINIAHPDHREALSAEAHKLYGSNVF
- a CDS encoding YifB family Mg chelatase-like AAA ATPase, which encodes MLSQLCAAAVIGVDAIRIDVETNLDSGLPAFIVVGLPDSAIKESRERVMTALKNSGFSIPPKKITVNLAPADVRKEGTAFDLSLAIGILASCGIVPSEDLGDTLILGELALDGSLRRIIGALPMAAMAARLGMKRMILPKENASEAAVAAAACGSVLQVFGVSSLSETVDLLTGQNPIAPTQISVSEIFSDAPNYTIDFSDIKGQNDAKKAMEIAAAGSHNIIMIGPPGSGKTMLSKALPSILPPMVFEEALETTKIYSVAGHLPTGKALLTQRPFRNPHHTTSSVALIGGGTMAKPGEVSLAHNGVLFLDELPEFSRISLEVLRQPLEDREVTVSRAALTTKYPAGFMLVAAMNPSPAGALKDEHGNLTATPQQIQRYLSRISGPLLDRIDIHIDVPKVNYEDLISRAKGESSAAIRERVLQAREIQQKRFMAYKNQHIFSNAQMTSRMIREFCRLDADSETRLLDSMRRLNLSARAHDRILKVSRTIADLNGAADIQFRHLVQAIQYRSLDREFWNY
- a CDS encoding ATP-dependent Clp protease ATP-binding subunit, which codes for MEGNFSNRVQDVIRYSREEALRLGHDYIGTEHLLLGIIREGEGIAVRILKNLGCDLYKLKRAIEDSVRSTGGTLTLGNVPLTKQAEKVLKITYLEAKICKSDIIGTEHLLLSLLKDEENIASQILSQFGVRYETVREELENIMSGKSSSGEISAMSPGQQSGSGQYQQQYESRKMEKTKTPVLDNFGRDLTKLALEDKLDPIIGREKEIERVAQVLSRRKKNNPVLIGEPGVGKTAIAEGLALRIVQRKVSRVLYDKRVVALDLAALVAGTKYRGQFEERMKAVMNELEKSKDVILFIDELHTIVGAGGASGSLDASNIFKPALARGDLQCIGATTLDEYRQYIEKDGALDRRFQKIMIEPTSVEETVSILNNIKEKYETHHNVRYMPEAIDSAVKLSDRYITDRHLPDKAIDVLDEAGARVHLSNIHVPKEILDLEAKIEDIKVEKNQVVKSQNFEEAARLRDQEKKLLETLDKAKQDWEKTTAEMVYDVNESDVAAVVAMMTGIPVLKVAQSESERLLKMGEMLKGEVIGQNEAIEKVTKAIQRTRAGLKDPNRPIGSFIFLGPTGVGKTELAKALTRYLFDTEEALIRIDMSEYMEKFSVSRLVGAPPGYVGYEEGGQLTEKVRRKPYSVVLLDEIEKAHPDVFNILLQVLDDGILTDGLGRRVDFRNTVIIMTSNIGARDIKSMGMGMGFGGAPDHKSKYDSMKSTIEDALKRVFNPEFLNRIDDVIVFHQLEKADIFKIIDISAGRLFKRIRDMGISIEITDRAKQFLVDKGYDQQFGARPLRRALQRYIEEPLAEEMLKGNFAEGSTIRIKYDESNDALQFVDAAKDDSSSEESGQTVEGKQQDA